A window of Chelmon rostratus isolate fCheRos1 chromosome 18, fCheRos1.pri, whole genome shotgun sequence genomic DNA:
CACTCCCTGCGGCAGTGCCTCCAACACTGGATCCACTGCTACACTGACTGCAGGTGTATAAGGCTGTTGGCACCCTCTGCTGGAATGACGCTGCTAGTGCACTACTGTTTTTAGCCTTAGGAGGCAGTGGTCTGGGTGGTTCCAGCATCTGGGAAACTTTGAGAGCGGCCTCTCGGCTGTTCCTCCTGAGAGTGGCATGGATCAGACTGCTGTCGAGCCGCTGTCCAGGGTTCCTACCAACAGCactgttctgattggctgggtCAGGGTATGGGGGTGGATCTCCGCTGGGTATGGAATAACGAGGTGCTGTGAGTCTGTTGAGAGTGGCAGAGGTGTAGGGCAGCTGTATCTTCTTGTCAGCTgaggacgaggatgaggaggtgacCCTGAGAGTTGCAGAGCTGCCAGGTCCCTGGAGTGTGTAGACATTCTGATTGCAGACAAGGCGTGTTCGAGGACGACACACTTCCTCCACATTCCCACTGCTGTCAAATGTTGTTATCCTCTCATATCCCAGTGGTGTGGGGTACTGCGCTTGTTGCTGACCTGAAGGATAAAGTGGGAAGTCTCCCTTCTTCATACAAAGGTCACCAGGAGGAGGTGTCCCACTGGTGCCGCCTGCAGCTCCAGATGCAGCATTGGAGGTCGCAGCAGATGTTGATGCCGAGgcggcagctgctgctgctgcagcagccacagcagcagcaactgtCCCAGGGTAGGGTGGCGGGGGGTTCATCTTGCTGAGCTCTAGAGGGGCACTGAACACCACTGTATCACCCTCGGCCAGCTGTGGAGTTGACCGAGTGGTTTTGATTTTCAGTAGGTGCTCCTGTTCACCGCCCGTTGCTCTCTCAACTACTAAATCAGCAGGTGGATGAGGGATCTGTATCTGCAGTGCTCCTGACTGGAGCTGGTGCACAGCTGTACCTGAAGGCTGACCTGATGACATAGAGGGAACAGGAATTTGAatttggagctgctgctgaagttgatggtggtgctgctgttgctgcatctgatgctgctgctgcgatTGCTGTTGATGGTgcatttgctgctgctgttgcatctGATGCTGAATttgttggtgctgctgttgtagttgttgctgttgctgtatgtgctgttggagctgctgctgctgctgctgctgctgctgtaaatgttggagctgctgctgctgtaaatgttggagctgctgctgaatgtgctgttgctgaagctgctgttgctgttgcaagTGTTGGTGCTGgagcatctgctgctgctggagttgctgctgctgctgctgctgctgaagctgctgttggtgGTGCTGAATTTGTTGGTGATGTtgtagctgttgttgttggtggtggtgctgctgctgttgttgatggtgacttggctgttgttgctgttgttgtgaggGATGATGAGAAGGTGGAGGTCCCACCATTAGGCGACCCATTTCCAGTCCCCCAAAGATAACCTGACCAGGACTAGAGTACCTGTTGGGAACTGTGTATTGGGCTGTCAGGATGGTGTCCTGGCTTTGGTCTGACCCACTGGCAGCAGCCCCAGCAGGGTTTGCTGTGGGATTCGTTAGGACATCCAGCTGAACATTTTGATTAGCTAAGAGTGACTGGACCAGACCAATGCTTTGGGCAGGGGACATGGCCTGGGCAGGACTATGGATGGGGGCAATAGGGATGTTGACAGTGCAGGGCGGGTTGTCGTCGGCACCACCAGCAGGGCCTGTAACAGGGAggtcatcttcatcttcactgaAGACGTTGGGGCTGAAGACGGGCAGATTGATGTAGTCCATGGAGATCTTACGCACCTCTGGCAGGTAGATGGTCATCTGTCTAGGCTGCAGATGGAGGAGGCTTGTCTTATAGATGACTATGGGGAGAAGGACAGGgtaagagaaagaaaaaagaaaataaaggcaaTTGAGAAATGGgactaattaaaataaatgtcaggaaTTCAGAGCTAAATGCTGAAGGCAAAGTTGTTGATTTGTTACCTGCACCAAGATTGGTCGGCAAGAATGTGGCCAGCCCCACAATCTTGAACTTTGTTCCCCAAATATTGGATGTGACCTGAGCAAGGTAATTTTGCTGCAAGACAGGAGCAAAGAAAATCATATTAATTTCtatgaaaacatacaaagaTTCTACAGAATGAACATATTCATAAAAGTGAAATGTGCGAGCTTAtcatcaaacaaaacactgccACCACTCCTGTTCACACAAATGACCTGATTAGTCCATAGGTGACAACAGTGTAGCAAAATTGTGCTGTGATCCCTCGCAGGCTACCTAATGAACCATCCAACTCTGCTAAGTGTGTTTGATGTAATGATTTTTAATACACACCACTGATCCAGGGGAAAACAATGAATTTTGCTCAAATAATTTGACTTTTACCTGAGTAATGTCATCTAGAGGAAATTCCCTCCGTGTTAGACTGGGTGATCCAATCGAGGGTTTCCGTATAGGTAATCGTGGTGACCTGGAGATCTCTTGTGTGGCACGAGACAGTTTGGGTGATTTTCTGGGATCAATGTTGATCCTGTTGGTAAAGGGACAAACTAAGTCTCTACAGAGAAGgtagcaaataaaaaaaaggtttaggcatgcagcaaaccaaaaaacaaggcagaacatttcattcaaattaatGCAATTGCAAAGGGTTAATATAGGTAGGAAGGTTAAAGATTTTAATATTTGCAGGGATGCCACACTAACTACAAAATTAATCGCCAAGGTACAGTATACAATCAACTCAAACCAAGGAGTAAATTCTGGTACTGCAGCGTATCTGGTGGAAATATAAATAATTATCAACAATAAAACGATTAATAGAAGTTATTGAAAGATTAATTTTATAATTTCATGCTGTTAGAGGATGGAGTGACAACAATCGAAGACATCCGAACACATCCTTTGgttctctgctgtcacagaaGCATCTAAACCAGGGCTGAATAACCAGGACTCATGTTGgacattaaatgtttaaaaatcaatgtaaattggccaaaaaaagaaattgtgaTTCAAACTGATCAATTATACAAACCAAACTATCTCCATTTCACATGGACTGTTGACTGCTGATGGGTCAAGAACAAAGTGTCACAAACAACGCAGGAAATATTAGTTAGAGGCGTCATGCTGCAGTGCATAGGTCAGATGTGTGGTTACCTGGGCAGTTTGGGGGATTTGCTGCCCCTGGATATCTTTGGAGATTTCTTGCCAACCCAGTCGTCACTCAGCTCAATGTCACTGGAGTCTGAGCAGttgcagctgtcaatcatggcAGATATCAGGCTGTTGCCATATATCTCatctgaggagagaaaataagatggagaatggAAATAATGGAGTCAATTTTGAGTTAACAGATTGTAAATGTGTAATTGTCAAGATCAACTTTACTAAACACGCTAAGCTAATATTTGGTGTTATTACTTCTCTAATTTACAACGTGGCAGCAAACCTCTACCaacttcacattaaaaataacataCATATGTTAGGTACCATAATTCACTTTGCTCTTTCAAAGTGTGTAACCTTGTGGACTAAATCAAGGAGGAGTATGAGATGGTCCACAAATTATTACATTAAGTTGGCATTGGAGGAAATCTACTTTTAACCACCTAGAGGCATAAaccttcagatttttttttttttacaaaaatgatGGCAGCAACAATGTTCCACCATTTCTGCAGATAAACATTTAGACACCTTTGGTCTAAACCATTGTTTCAGTGGTTTCAAGTGTTTTTCATCATTCACATCTCCATGTGAATGATGAAAAAGACTGTGAACTCTGCTGCTCCAGTTTAGGTCAAGCTAATTTATTTGATGGACATTAAAGTGTGAATGGGCTGGAACCATTTCATGGCTGGCTTCATTTATCACTGAGGGGGGAGTGTGCAGGTTGATTTATGAGGAACCCAGGGGCCATCAGAGCCCCCATTAAGCAGCTTTTAATTAACATGGGCCCAGTCTGCCCTATGTGACTAAAACATATTCACTCTGAGTGTCAAGAAACTGAAATAACTGGAAACGTACTGGAGCGGGCACATATGTCTGGGGGGAATATATTTAGGAGTTCTATTTGAATCTTTACAAACAGTCAAACATGAATGTTCAGATTAAAACATAGTCATATTGGTAttaccaaaaacaaagaaaacacatttttgttcttGAACAGCCATCCAAATCCAGGTCAGTTACACAGAGGGCAGTAACAGCTTGTTAAACAAGGGCATGACAATAATGAACTCTGATATACTTTACTGTTATGAAACAGTCAACCAGTTAAATGGAAAGAATGGCAAAAGTCAGTAAGTTTTCACATACTCtccttaaaaatgtatttaaatgcagAGCTCAATTTTAATATCTTATATTTAGAAGCACCTACTGcatatataaatgtgtttatgttaaaCAGCTGACTTTAATGTTCCAGGTCTTACTGTTTGGACCATACAATCTAATAaggaaacattatttttttaggTTACTGTGTTTTGTTAGGTTTTCAGTAGTGAGGAAGCTCAGTGTTACCTGTTTTCCCATCTGTCTTGGGGTCCATAATGACAAACTCTGGACGCAGTTTACTTATTCGTCTGCCTTTGAGGATCGGCACCAGACCTCCTAGGTACTCCAGGTACAGAGTGTAGCAGGGCCCCCCAACCTCGGGGTTATCCTCCGTACGCTTCATGGTACAGTGCAGACGTTCGTTTCCAGCTGTTGGGTAACTCACAAAATCGCGCATGTTGTTGGGATCTGGGATGGGGggctgaaacagaaaagatgTGGTTGCAGTGTAGTTAAAAAACTCATGTCACTGCTACCATATCAACTTTATTTGAAGTGTATTGCCATTAAAGTGTGCTATGCTAAGATACATTTTGTCCAGGCTAATCCCAGTCAAATTATGAGCTGCTGTCTCAGCACCTCCTGCTCTGTGTTACCTTGATGGTGGGGGCGAAAGCAGTAGTGACATAAGAACAGAGGCGGGAAGGCATGGTGAGCTTGGCAAcatctttttcctccttgaCTGCTGTGGCGATGCCCTGCTGGCAGAGTAGCTGCAGGCTGGCAACACGGTGCTCCACTCGCACAACGTAGAGCGCCGGGCCACAGGCCAAGAACAGACGGGAGTCCCGGTGACCCCAGCACAGCGTAGTGATGGGGCGCTGCAGGGTGATGGAGGAGACACATAGGAAAGGTTTTGTTACATTTACTACATACTGCACTCCTTTCAAAAGCTTTATGGACAGCATGAATGATAAATGTTAAGGTTTCCGACTGTTGAGAAATAATTTTATCACAGCCATATCTTACAGtaattcatatatatataattttattggACGTACAATCAACTGATGGTtggctatttaaaaaaaaatccaaaccgCCCAAATGTGAAATCTGGGTTAAATGAACTTACAGCGGTGTTGTTTACAACAGTGAAGTTTCTTAACTCTAAACAATATTTTATATTAGTAACTTCACTTTATCAATATATGCTAAAGGCGAGACTAATAGTCTCCTCTTGTCACTAGacacactgcagaaacacagcagctgacaaaaggAGGAGGTCAGTTAGTATACAGAGAAATATTAGCGGTTTCTGGGtgattaaatgttaatgttactTATAAAAGGGAGATAAAAGAAGATCTAAAAACTTCACAGAATGTGGCCTCAACTTCCTACCCCACCTCCATTGGTTAGCTACGGTATTAGCTGTGCTATTAGTGACAGACAACCGTGGGAATAAAAGGCGAACAATTTCAAAAATCTCATCTTTCTCAGTAAAATACGGGCTGGTTGGTCAGATACACACTGAATTAAACACAGACTCATTAACACTGTAAATTCAATGAGTACCGAAATTAGCGAAAATGCATTAATTGTTAGCTAGTGGGTTAGCTGTAAATGTTTACGGAGAAGGGACATCTTAGGCTACTGGCAATGTCTAGTGTGATGACGAAGACACTGGTTATTTCCTGCGTCGAATGTGGTTTTGAATGACGAAATCTGCAACTTTCCGTTAAGGGCACAACGGCCACTTCAAGACAAAGGAATGCCAAACTGGCGACGTGGTAAAAGTGGCATCACGGCCACATCCCGGGGCATTCATGGCACTGGCTGTGGTGTAATTCCTGTCTTGAAATAAGTAATCTGAGCACTGTTCCTCGACTACTCATTAGCCAGGTGTGATGCTGTTAAAGCTGATCACCTGTGCTGGTGTGTCCAGTGTGTAGATGTGTTCACCCCGAACGTTGTAGAACTTGACAATAGCGTTCCTGGTGgggggaggacaggagggaTCGGGCAAGAGAAGGGTCCTCTCCATCCCTGCCACTGCTAGGAGGTCCCCCTGTGAGCACCACTGGACCACCACATCTTCAGCACAAGTCGCAGAAGAAATGTAACCATAATGTTACACACAAACTTCCTTCACACAATGTGTAAATAGCTATGAACAAGTAAACGAGAGAagcaatgaaacaaagaaacaaagctgCTGGAACATGCATTTAGACACCCACACACCTTTCAGACCGGTGCGGATCAGGGTGGGAGAGAGGTCATCATAGTTGTTCATCAGGCTGATGTCTCCGGAGGTGAAGCTGACTGTCAGCAGTGGTTTCTGGCTGTGCACTGAGAAGAGACAAAGCGCAACACAAACAGGCAAGGTGAGAGCAACACAATGAGGTGAGAGACAGTTTAAAGTTGATGTGTCAACTGCAAACTGTTCATCTACGAACAAAACTGTGACTTGCATGTTTTTACACTTAAGTAATTTGGAACTGATGGGTACTGGATGTCCATCAATTAAGGACTACGGTTAAAATTAAACACACCTGTGCACTGAATATAATAATATGTAATTCTACATTAATGTTATCTGGGGGTTTAACTTCATAGTGCAAAATGTAGAACGTAAGTCTTATTGCAGACAAGACCTAGCCTGATATGAAATAAGGTCAGGCTGAAATTATAAGTAACTATTTTAAAAAGgaatttattctttttttcaagcaaaaaaaaaaacaacaaacaaacaaaaaacaaacatggctgagtTCCATCTTCGCTACTGTGAGGATttgctccttttctttgtctcacgTGATGGTAAACTGAGTATCTCTAGGTTTCTGTAAACTGGTTGGTCAAAAGAAGCAAACGATATCACTTTGGGCTGAAGAAAATTGTGATGAGcttttttcctgacattttacagaccaaataattaatggacaaaataatctgcagataaattaacaatgaaaataactgtcagTTTCAGCCATAAATGAGGTTACACACTGGCAACCTACAGAGGATGAGACTGTTAATCCCGAGACCTGGATCTCTAGAGAGGGCCACAAAAGACTGTGTGGGtatgcatgtttatttgtgagGCTGTCCATGTTTACTGTAGAGGTAGTCGGGGGCTCTTATGAGAGAGGCACGGACAGTTCCACATCCTTGGCAGCTgtaattcattttcagtttccaTGTATTATATTCACAAGAATACACAATTgccctgacacacactcagcacatcTCACTGCCACATTTGTAGCTGCAAATAAGTGGTATTCTTAGATAAACTGCTATAAATAAAACACCTTCAGACAACTACCCATACCTTTCCATTAACCCATCCTAGAGCCTGTCCTTTCACACAGTCCTGCGATGACCCAAATACCAACACAAATTAAATATCCACCACTGCCTTTGACTCTCAGCCCAAAACAGGTACTACTTCCTTATAGTAACCAGTTcaatataattattatttttttctatataatgtacatatacgAATagtcagattttattttgtatccctttttattcttaatttgtttctctttctatgtatccttttttattcttgctgtctgtatgaACTATATTTCCCCGGCATGGGATCACGAAAGTCTTGGGTGTTGCATTAAATCAGATATATGACGCTGCTGTAAAAgatgtgtgttgtgctgtgcaGTGCGGTGATAATGGGTCATCATCATATATCATGACAGAGGTCTggcaggcagaggaagaggtggcCTGTTGTCTCGGTCAGGTTGTCGACTTGAGAGATAATTTCTATCGGGGCCAATCAATTACTATTGACTGGTTTAATTAGTGAGTTAAAGCATAATCAGTGTTCCAGCTAAGGCAAGCACTTTTAATCTTAACCACTTGGCCCACGGTgaagggaggggaaaaaatagcacagcaggaggaggacagaccCTCACCAAGACAGACTTGGCAACTGGTACTAAGTAAGCTCAAGAGAAAAGgaggcaaaaagacaaaataggaactaaaaaaaaattaggcCGTTACGTGGGCTAGTGTACACaatgaaagcagctgcagggtTGGGAAAGCTAACCACATGCAACCCCCCCTTGTGTTACTGCTCATGTCCCAGTGCACCAGATTCACACTGGCCATGCATGTATTGGCATTTCACTGTGAACTCACCAGATACACCAGGCTGTCAGCACAGGAAGCCAATTCTAGAAAAGCTGACATGACTTGCACCACTGGAGGATTAAAAAATTTGGAATCATGACGATCTGAAAATCAATCAGTTGAAGGGGGAAGTAAATGTTTATCTTGCAGTTGTTCCACCTgtcttttcccatttttttctccaagcTGGAGACAACGAGGGCTAATGAGGGCTGCTGTGGACAAAACAGGCCCTAATGCTTAGGATAGCATGCAGTCAACCGTGGCATCACACTGAAGTACCAGGACTGTATCCCTGACATTGCTAAACTTAGTCTAGGGGAGTCCTGGGGGATTTGTTTACAGAAGGCACCACTGAAAATTCAGTCAGAATAGATTAACAAATTATTTCCACTGAGGTGACTTTTTTTGTGCCACCCTGTACAATCAGCCAGTGTTGTTCTCAGATATTTCAAAGAAATGCTTATTGCATCTTCATTCAAGACAATACAAGGCATTTTCTAGGTTCCAGGCTGTGATTGTCCACTTCTGTGCCCTGGAAGTGTGTCGCATATGAGGAGTCTAGTGACGCACACCCTGACACTGTgatagctgctgctgttacgACAACAGCTACTGCACCATTAAGAGCAAACAGGAGGTCCCGTGGCAACATCAGCCCACTGCCAGGAGAGCTCTCTTCCACTATGCTCCGCCTTCACCTCCTGCCCTCCATCTTTCACTGCAGGCCCCCACCCACCTTCCTTTTGGTCACACTCCTTTGTTTTAAtgcgtctctccctctccatctttaCCACTGGCAGGCAAGTGGAAAATAGTTGAATAATCACCTTCCCATTTCTGGAGCTTTATTAAACATTTCACATTGCCCTTGAGATTAGCATCACACTTATGAGCTTCAATT
This region includes:
- the tulp4a gene encoding tubby-related protein 4a isoform X1, which codes for MFAAVEHGPVLCSDSNILCLSWKGRVPKSEKEKPVCRKRYYEEGWLATGNGRGVVGVTFTSSHCRRDRPTPQRVNFNLRGHNSEVVLVRWNEPFQKLATCDTDGGIFVWIQYEGRWSVELVNDRGAQVSDFTWSHDGTQALISYRDGFVLVGSVSGQRHWSSEINLESQITCGIWTPDDQQVLFGTADGQVIVMDCHGRMLAHILLHESDGIVSMSWNYPSFLVEDSSESDTDSDDYSPPQVHSQKPLLTVSFTSGDISLMNNYDDLSPTLIRTGLKDVVVQWCSQGDLLAVAGMERTLLLPDPSCPPPTRNAIVKFYNVRGEHIYTLDTPAQRPITTLCWGHRDSRLFLACGPALYVVRVEHRVASLQLLCQQGIATAVKEEKDVAKLTMPSRLCSYVTTAFAPTIKPPIPDPNNMRDFVSYPTAGNERLHCTMKRTEDNPEVGGPCYTLYLEYLGGLVPILKGRRISKLRPEFVIMDPKTDGKTDEIYGNSLISAMIDSCNCSDSSDIELSDDWVGKKSPKISRGSKSPKLPRDLVCPFTNRINIDPRKSPKLSRATQEISRSPRLPIRKPSIGSPSLTRREFPLDDITQQNYLAQVTSNIWGTKFKIVGLATFLPTNLGAVIYKTSLLHLQPRQMTIYLPEVRKISMDYINLPVFSPNVFSEDEDDLPVTGPAGGADDNPPCTVNIPIAPIHSPAQAMSPAQSIGLVQSLLANQNVQLDVLTNPTANPAGAAASGSDQSQDTILTAQYTVPNRYSSPGQVIFGGLEMGRLMVGPPPSHHPSQQQQQQPSHHQQQQQHHHQQQQLQHHQQIQHHQQQLQQQQQQQQLQQQQMLQHQHLQQQQQLQQQHIQQQLQHLQQQQLQHLQQQQQQQQQLQQHIQQQQQLQQQHQQIQHQMQQQQQMHHQQQSQQQHQMQQQQHHHQLQQQLQIQIPVPSMSSGQPSGTAVHQLQSGALQIQIPHPPADLVVERATGGEQEHLLKIKTTRSTPQLAEGDTVVFSAPLELSKMNPPPPYPGTVAAAVAAAAAAAAASASTSAATSNAASGAAGGTSGTPPPGDLCMKKGDFPLYPSGQQQAQYPTPLGYERITTFDSSGNVEEVCRPRTRLVCNQNVYTLQGPGSSATLRVTSSSSSSADKKIQLPYTSATLNRLTAPRYSIPSGDPPPYPDPANQNSAVGRNPGQRLDSSLIHATLRRNSREAALKVSQMLEPPRPLPPKAKNSSALAASFQQRVPTALYTCSQCSSGSSVGGTAAGSANGIAGGTIIRQDFPPGNGAPHSTVIVHSNSATPLASQSSYSLLSSLEGSGTATGGGSNRDRADYVNSAFTEDETLNHSMRHLALGGNDASGLVVKRPPPYQWDPAATEEVWVPQERTATLNPNAPPGSHKPPPLILSPAQHLDVSRLPFVLSPKSPTSPSAASFQAAAAAAGYQISLQYPPATAYSGAQLQPIPGSPRPCSSPKEVVAPVPFSQQDATLVLPPGYPANLANLACCPLPPMYPGGSACAGLPIPPIALHTPWGTYNSCPPMPSPAVPLPPKASHMAVDKNVLSPPPPPPPPPPPPPAELQSHGGLQEAMAEAGEGFQEVLSLTESPVPQRSEKFSKKNRKRVEGRAEEANVPPIAEGSKSKKEGRALGDFNSLISSPRLGGRDKKKLKGQKEQQLKAKKLSKATANSEFQDSSESEPELFISGDELLNQCQSGKKGWKSKRNLRAASELDEIKCRKANEKEDRGLGSQGFVYVMANKQPLWNEATQVYQLDFGGRVTQESAKNFQIELEGRQVMQFGRIDGNAYILDFQYPFSAVQAFAVALANVTQRLK
- the tulp4a gene encoding tubby-related protein 4a isoform X2, yielding MFAAVEHGPVLCSDSNILCLSWKGRVPKSEKEKPVCRKRYYEEGWLATGNGRGVVGVTFTSSHCRRDRPTPQRVNFNLRGHNSEVVLVRWNEPFQKLATCDTDGGIFVWIQYEGRWSVELVNDRGAQVSDFTWSHDGTQALISYRDGFVLVGSVSGQRHWSSEINLESQITCGIWTPDDQQVLFGTADGQVIVMDCHGRMLAHILLHESDGIVSMSWNYPSFLVEDSSESDTDSDDYSPPQVHSQKPLLTVSFTSGDISLMNNYDDLSPTLIRTGLKDVVVQWCSQGDLLAVAGMERTLLLPDPSCPPPTRNAIVKFYNVRGEHIYTLDTPAQRPITTLCWGHRDSRLFLACGPALYVVRVEHRVASLQLLCQQGIATAVKEEKDVAKLTMPSRLCSYVTTAFAPTIKPPIPDPNNMRDFVSYPTAGNERLHCTMKRTEDNPEVGGPCYTLYLEYLGGLVPILKGRRISKLRPEFVIMDPKTDGKTDEIYGNSLISAMIDSCNCSDSSDIELSDDWVGKKSPKISRGSKSPKLPRINIDPRKSPKLSRATQEISRSPRLPIRKPSIGSPSLTRREFPLDDITQQNYLAQVTSNIWGTKFKIVGLATFLPTNLGAVIYKTSLLHLQPRQMTIYLPEVRKISMDYINLPVFSPNVFSEDEDDLPVTGPAGGADDNPPCTVNIPIAPIHSPAQAMSPAQSIGLVQSLLANQNVQLDVLTNPTANPAGAAASGSDQSQDTILTAQYTVPNRYSSPGQVIFGGLEMGRLMVGPPPSHHPSQQQQQQPSHHQQQQQHHHQQQQLQHHQQIQHHQQQLQQQQQQQQLQQQQMLQHQHLQQQQQLQQQHIQQQLQHLQQQQLQHLQQQQQQQQQLQQHIQQQQQLQQQHQQIQHQMQQQQQMHHQQQSQQQHQMQQQQHHHQLQQQLQIQIPVPSMSSGQPSGTAVHQLQSGALQIQIPHPPADLVVERATGGEQEHLLKIKTTRSTPQLAEGDTVVFSAPLELSKMNPPPPYPGTVAAAVAAAAAAAAASASTSAATSNAASGAAGGTSGTPPPGDLCMKKGDFPLYPSGQQQAQYPTPLGYERITTFDSSGNVEEVCRPRTRLVCNQNVYTLQGPGSSATLRVTSSSSSSADKKIQLPYTSATLNRLTAPRYSIPSGDPPPYPDPANQNSAVGRNPGQRLDSSLIHATLRRNSREAALKVSQMLEPPRPLPPKAKNSSALAASFQQRVPTALYTCSQCSSGSSVGGTAAGSANGIAGGTIIRQDFPPGNGAPHSTVIVHSNSATPLASQSSYSLLSSLEGSGTATGGGSNRDRADYVNSAFTEDETLNHSMRHLALGGNDASGLVVKRPPPYQWDPAATEEVWVPQERTATLNPNAPPGSHKPPPLILSPAQHLDVSRLPFVLSPKSPTSPSAASFQAAAAAAGYQISLQYPPATAYSGAQLQPIPGSPRPCSSPKEVVAPVPFSQQDATLVLPPGYPANLANLACCPLPPMYPGGSACAGLPIPPIALHTPWGTYNSCPPMPSPAVPLPPKASHMAVDKNVLSPPPPPPPPPPPPPAELQSHGGLQEAMAEAGEGFQEVLSLTESPVPQRSEKFSKKNRKRVEGRAEEANVPPIAEGSKSKKEGRALGDFNSLISSPRLGGRDKKKLKGQKEQQLKAKKLSKATANSEFQDSSESEPELFISGDELLNQCQSGKKGWKSKRNLRAASELDEIKCRKANEKEDRGLGSQGFVYVMANKQPLWNEATQVYQLDFGGRVTQESAKNFQIELEGRQVMQFGRIDGNAYILDFQYPFSAVQAFAVALANVTQRLK